From Rutidosis leptorrhynchoides isolate AG116_Rl617_1_P2 chromosome 3, CSIRO_AGI_Rlap_v1, whole genome shotgun sequence, a single genomic window includes:
- the LOC139899095 gene encoding cytochrome b-c1 complex subunit 8-like has protein sequence MGKVPVKIKSVVYGLSPYQQKVMPSLWNELVNKMTHKVTENWLNAILLVGPIVGTYTYINTYQEREKMEHRY, from the exons ATGGGAAAAGTTCCGGTGAAAATTAAGTCCGTTGTGTACGGATTATCACCGTATCAACAAAAGGTGATGCCTAGTTTATGGAACGAACTCGTAAACAAGATGACCCACAAAGTAACCGAGAATTGGCTTAATGCGATTCTCTTAGTTGGTCCCATTGTCGGCACCTACAC GTATATTAACACTTACCAAGAAAGAGAGAAGATGGAGCATAGATACTGA